The Burkholderia ubonensis genome has a window encoding:
- a CDS encoding toprim domain-containing protein, whose product MREQLQRLGVMRATGYEQMGGCVVVPVLGEEEEGDDRGRVWQMYGWRTADAKMGRDGVRHLYLGVPLRGVWNVSALMADREIIVCESLIDAMTFWCAGYRNVIAAYGVNGFTDDHWAALKRYGTRRVLIAYDRDDAGDAAAATLATELLETGIECFRVLFPKGMDANEYARKVQPAQKGLGLLLQQSEWLGKGKRSGVSTAVMGAPHLSARKEASSGAQTSPVLATPAVAPTPEHPEPASSLAAMAAPDKPLLPELPRALPPVPATAPATEPEPVEAEGAAGELLLTFGERHWRLRGWQKNLGPEQMRVNAQVRNENGYHIDTLDVYSAKQRAAYIKVASIELGCQEETVKRGLGRVLLKLEALQDAAIQAALAPKDAAPVLDDEAQRAALELLKSPELVERIVADMDRCGIVGESANLLAGYLAAVSRKLDAPLAILIQSTSAAGKTSLMDAVLNLMPDEERIQYSAMTGQSLFYLGETDLQHKILAIAEEEGVRQAAYALKLLQSDGELTIASTGKDEATGNLVTKQYRVKGPVMLMLTTTAIDVDEELLNRCLVLTINETREQTRAIHVRQRAAQTLEGLLAATDREAVTALHRNAQRLLKPVHVVNPFAHLLTFLDDKTRTRRDHVKYLTLIRSIALLHQHQREVKRVEHRGQTLDYIEVTRDDIALANRIAHDVLGRTLDELPPQTRRLLTLLSDWVMAQCAARDETREAFRFTRREVRAARLRLRLWVPPTVLRAAYLAEYSREST is encoded by the coding sequence GTGCGCGAGCAGTTGCAGCGGCTGGGGGTGATGCGGGCGACGGGCTACGAGCAGATGGGCGGGTGCGTGGTGGTGCCGGTGCTGGGCGAGGAGGAAGAAGGCGACGATCGCGGCCGGGTGTGGCAGATGTACGGGTGGCGCACGGCGGACGCGAAGATGGGCCGCGATGGGGTGCGACACCTGTACCTGGGCGTACCGCTGCGTGGGGTGTGGAACGTGTCGGCGCTGATGGCGGATCGCGAGATTATCGTGTGCGAATCGCTGATCGATGCGATGACGTTCTGGTGCGCGGGCTATCGCAATGTGATCGCGGCGTACGGCGTGAACGGCTTTACGGACGACCACTGGGCCGCACTGAAGCGGTACGGTACGCGGCGGGTGCTGATCGCATATGACCGCGACGATGCGGGCGATGCGGCAGCGGCCACGCTTGCGACGGAACTGCTGGAAACCGGCATCGAGTGTTTCCGGGTGCTGTTCCCGAAGGGGATGGATGCGAACGAGTATGCGCGCAAGGTGCAGCCTGCGCAAAAGGGCCTGGGGCTGCTGCTGCAACAGTCCGAATGGCTGGGCAAGGGGAAGCGGTCCGGCGTGAGCACGGCGGTCATGGGGGCGCCGCACCTGTCGGCTAGAAAGGAAGCGTCTTCTGGTGCGCAGACCTCGCCGGTTCTGGCAACGCCTGCCGTTGCGCCCACGCCCGAACATCCCGAACCTGCTTCCTCTTTAGCCGCGATGGCCGCACCGGATAAACCGCTGTTGCCTGAATTGCCGCGCGCGTTGCCACCTGTGCCGGCCACTGCGCCGGCGACGGAGCCTGAACCGGTCGAGGCCGAAGGCGCGGCGGGCGAACTGCTGCTGACGTTTGGCGAACGGCACTGGCGGCTGCGGGGCTGGCAGAAGAATCTCGGCCCCGAGCAGATGCGGGTGAATGCGCAGGTGCGCAACGAAAACGGGTATCACATTGATACGCTGGATGTGTACAGCGCGAAGCAGCGTGCGGCGTATATCAAGGTGGCGTCAATCGAACTGGGTTGCCAGGAAGAGACGGTCAAGCGGGGTCTTGGGCGGGTGTTGCTGAAGCTGGAGGCGTTGCAGGATGCGGCGATTCAGGCGGCGCTCGCGCCGAAGGACGCCGCGCCGGTGCTCGATGATGAAGCGCAGCGCGCGGCGCTCGAGCTGCTGAAGTCGCCGGAGCTGGTTGAGCGCATCGTGGCCGACATGGACCGCTGCGGGATCGTCGGGGAGTCGGCGAACCTGCTGGCGGGCTATCTCGCGGCGGTGTCGCGCAAGCTCGATGCGCCGCTGGCGATCCTGATCCAGTCGACCAGCGCGGCGGGCAAGACGTCGCTGATGGACGCGGTGCTGAACCTGATGCCCGACGAGGAGCGCATCCAGTACAGCGCGATGACGGGGCAAAGCCTGTTCTATCTGGGCGAGACGGATTTGCAGCACAAGATTCTGGCGATCGCGGAAGAGGAAGGGGTGCGGCAGGCGGCGTATGCATTGAAGCTGTTGCAGTCCGATGGCGAACTGACGATTGCCTCGACGGGCAAGGACGAAGCGACCGGCAACCTGGTGACGAAGCAGTACCGGGTGAAGGGTCCGGTGATGCTGATGCTGACGACGACGGCGATCGACGTCGATGAAGAGCTGCTGAACCGGTGTCTGGTGCTGACGATCAACGAGACGCGCGAGCAGACGCGGGCGATTCACGTGCGCCAGCGGGCGGCGCAGACGCTTGAAGGGCTGCTGGCCGCAACGGATCGCGAGGCGGTCACGGCGCTGCACCGCAACGCGCAGCGGCTATTGAAACCGGTGCACGTGGTCAATCCGTTCGCCCACCTGCTGACGTTCCTGGACGACAAGACGAGAACGCGTCGTGACCACGTGAAATACCTGACGCTGATCCGCTCGATTGCACTGCTGCACCAGCACCAGCGCGAAGTGAAGCGGGTTGAGCATCGCGGCCAGACGCTCGACTACATTGAGGTGACGCGCGACGATATTGCGCTGGCCAACCGCATCGCGCACGACGTACTGGGGCGCACGCTCGATGAACTGCCGCCGCAGACGCGGCGGCTGCTGACGTTGCTGTCCGACTGGGTGATGGCGCAGTGCGCGGCCCGCGACGAGACGCGTGAGGCGTTCCGGTTCACGCGGCGCGAGGTGCGCGCGGCGAGGCTACGACTCCGTCTCTGGGTACCACCGACAGTATTGCGGGCGGCGTACCTAGCCGAGTACAGTCGCGAATCAACGTGA